Proteins encoded by one window of Kribbella flavida DSM 17836:
- a CDS encoding glycerol-3-phosphate dehydrogenase/oxidase — protein MGVVALSPQARSEAIDAMADGRELDVLVIGGGVVGAGSALDAATRGLTTGLLEARDFASGTSSRSSKLVHGGLRYLEMLDFRLVHEALQERGLLLQRLAPHLVKPVPFLYPLQHRWWERLYAGAGVALYDAMAVSSGLGAGLPIHRHLTRRGAMRLVPSLKKSALVGALQYYDAQVDDARHTMELARTAASYGAHVANRVKVTGFLRQGERVTGVQAKDLESGREFEVRAKQVVNATGVWTDDTQAMVGERGQYHVRASKGIHLVVPKDRIQSSTGMILRTEKSVLFVIPWGRHWLIGTTDTDWNLDKAHPAATSKDIEYLLEHVNSVLTTPLTREDVEGVYAGLRPLLAGESESTSKLSREHVVAHAAPGLVVVAGGKYTTYRVMAKDAIDAVANALDGRVPKCTTKTIPLVGADGYTALWNQRHLIAQRSGLHVARIEHLLNRYGALIEEVLALVEQDPSLGEQLPGTQDYLKAEVVYAARSEGARHLDDVLARRTRISIEVWDRGVEAAEAAARLMAPVLGWDEETTQREVSFYIKRVRSERDSQDQPDDESADKVRLEAPDIVSPV, from the coding sequence GTGGGCGTAGTGGCTCTGTCCCCGCAAGCGAGGTCGGAGGCCATCGACGCGATGGCCGACGGCCGCGAACTGGACGTCCTGGTGATCGGCGGCGGGGTGGTCGGCGCCGGCTCGGCCCTGGACGCCGCGACCCGGGGCCTGACCACCGGGCTGTTGGAGGCCCGCGACTTCGCCAGTGGCACCTCCAGCCGTTCGAGCAAGTTGGTGCACGGCGGTCTGCGATACCTGGAGATGCTCGACTTCCGGCTGGTTCACGAGGCGTTGCAGGAGCGCGGCCTGCTCCTGCAACGCCTGGCGCCGCACCTGGTGAAACCGGTGCCGTTCCTCTACCCGCTCCAGCACCGCTGGTGGGAGCGGCTGTACGCCGGCGCGGGCGTCGCCCTGTACGACGCGATGGCGGTCAGCTCGGGCCTCGGCGCGGGCCTGCCGATCCACCGGCACCTGACCCGGCGCGGAGCGATGCGGCTGGTGCCGAGCCTGAAGAAGTCGGCGCTGGTCGGCGCGTTGCAGTACTACGACGCCCAGGTCGACGACGCCCGGCACACGATGGAGCTGGCCCGCACCGCCGCGTCGTACGGCGCGCACGTGGCGAACCGGGTCAAGGTCACCGGGTTCCTCCGGCAGGGCGAGCGGGTCACCGGCGTGCAGGCCAAGGACCTGGAGAGCGGGCGCGAGTTCGAGGTCCGGGCCAAGCAGGTGGTGAACGCGACCGGGGTGTGGACCGACGACACCCAGGCGATGGTCGGCGAGCGCGGGCAGTACCACGTGCGCGCGTCGAAGGGCATCCACCTGGTGGTGCCGAAGGACCGGATCCAGTCCAGCACCGGGATGATCCTGCGGACCGAGAAGTCGGTGCTGTTCGTGATCCCGTGGGGCCGGCACTGGCTGATCGGCACCACCGACACCGACTGGAACCTGGACAAGGCGCACCCGGCGGCGACCAGCAAGGACATCGAGTACCTGCTCGAGCACGTCAACTCGGTGCTGACCACCCCGCTGACCCGCGAGGACGTCGAGGGCGTGTACGCCGGGCTGCGGCCGCTGCTGGCGGGGGAGTCGGAGAGCACGTCGAAGCTGTCCCGCGAGCACGTCGTCGCGCACGCCGCGCCCGGCCTGGTCGTGGTTGCCGGTGGCAAGTACACGACGTACCGGGTGATGGCCAAGGACGCGATCGACGCGGTCGCGAACGCGCTGGACGGGCGGGTGCCGAAGTGCACCACGAAGACGATCCCGCTGGTCGGCGCCGACGGGTACACCGCGCTGTGGAACCAGCGGCACCTGATCGCGCAGCGGTCCGGGCTGCACGTGGCCCGGATCGAGCATCTGCTCAACCGGTACGGCGCGCTGATCGAGGAGGTGCTCGCGCTGGTCGAGCAGGACCCGTCGCTGGGTGAGCAGCTGCCCGGCACGCAGGACTACCTGAAGGCCGAGGTGGTGTACGCCGCCCGCTCGGAGGGTGCGCGGCACCTGGACGACGTGCTGGCCCGGCGTACGCGGATCTCGATCGAGGTGTGGGATCGCGGCGTCGAGGCGGCCGAGGCCGCGGCCCGGTTGATGGCGCCGGTCCTGGGCTGGGACGAGGAGACGACGCAGCGGGAGGTCTCCTTCTACATCAAGCGGGTCCGGTCCGAGCGCGACTCCCAGGACCAGCCCGACGACGAGTCCGCCGACAAGGTCCGCCTGGAGGCCCCGGACATCGTCTCCCCGGTGTGA
- a CDS encoding ABC transporter ATP-binding protein, with protein MTVDLVDQAVAIRTFGLGRSYGSGETRIDALADVSVEFGQGRFTAIMGPSGSGKSTLLHCLAGLDRPTSGQVLLGDVDLTRLDEKALTHLRRDRVGFVFQAFNLVPTLTALENITLPLDLAGRKPDPAWLDVVLTTIGLQDRLRHKPAELSGGQQQRVACARALVSRPHVVFADEPTGNLDSRSSADVLGFLHRSVREFGQTVVMVTHDPTAAAYADRVLFLADGRLRSELIDPTAESVLDTMKRLDGAG; from the coding sequence ATGACCGTGGACCTTGTGGATCAGGCTGTGGCGATCAGGACCTTCGGGCTGGGGCGCAGCTACGGTTCCGGTGAGACCCGGATCGACGCGCTGGCCGACGTCAGCGTCGAGTTCGGGCAGGGCCGGTTCACCGCGATCATGGGGCCGTCGGGGTCGGGCAAGTCGACGCTGCTGCACTGCCTGGCCGGGCTCGACCGGCCGACCAGCGGTCAGGTGCTGCTGGGTGACGTCGACCTGACCCGGCTGGACGAGAAGGCGCTGACGCACCTGCGCCGGGACCGCGTCGGGTTCGTCTTCCAGGCGTTCAACCTGGTGCCGACGCTGACCGCGCTGGAGAACATCACGCTGCCGCTCGACCTGGCCGGCCGCAAGCCCGATCCGGCCTGGCTCGACGTCGTGCTGACGACGATCGGGCTCCAGGACCGGCTGCGGCACAAGCCGGCCGAGCTCTCCGGTGGTCAGCAGCAACGGGTTGCCTGCGCCCGCGCGCTGGTCTCCCGGCCGCACGTCGTGTTCGCCGACGAGCCGACCGGCAACCTGGACTCCCGCTCGTCGGCCGACGTGCTCGGCTTCCTGCACCGGTCGGTGCGCGAGTTCGGCCAGACCGTGGTGATGGTGACGCACGACCCGACGGCCGCGGCGTACGCCGACCGGGTGCTGTTCCTGGCCGACGGCCGGCTCCGCTCGGAGCTGATCGACCCGACCGCCGAGTCCGTGCTGGACACGATGAAGCGGCTCGACGGGGCCGGCTGA
- a CDS encoding GNAT family N-acetyltransferase translates to MDRIAELLEGAEAEAVWGYQTVAPPAVAEALGLASRRLGGGVVLAMRHDVTDYWSKALGFGFAAPVTAGLVEEIADFYREQGVRQATLQFAPSVLPADWDAICEKVGLTAGGEWVKLARLAGLVESAETDLRIAPVEPVDAAEWAAVLVRGFGMPVELIAPMVEGLVGQPGWTAYGAWDGDTLVGAAGLLLHGQVAEFAGAATLPEYRRRGAQSALLAARARHAAAEGAKWLSAETGKPAPGERNSSLENMLHTGFEIRYTRRNWIWRPAD, encoded by the coding sequence ATGGATCGCATCGCCGAGTTGCTCGAAGGAGCCGAGGCGGAAGCAGTGTGGGGCTACCAGACCGTCGCCCCGCCCGCGGTGGCCGAGGCGCTCGGTCTCGCGTCCCGGCGGCTCGGGGGCGGTGTCGTCCTGGCGATGCGCCACGACGTCACGGACTACTGGAGCAAGGCGCTCGGGTTCGGCTTCGCGGCGCCGGTGACGGCCGGGCTGGTCGAGGAGATCGCCGACTTCTACCGCGAGCAGGGTGTCCGGCAGGCCACGCTGCAGTTCGCGCCGTCGGTGCTGCCGGCCGACTGGGACGCGATCTGCGAGAAGGTCGGGCTGACCGCGGGTGGGGAGTGGGTGAAGCTGGCCCGGCTGGCCGGACTGGTCGAGTCCGCCGAAACCGACCTGCGGATCGCGCCGGTGGAGCCCGTCGACGCGGCGGAGTGGGCGGCGGTGCTGGTGCGCGGTTTCGGGATGCCGGTCGAGCTGATCGCGCCGATGGTCGAGGGCCTCGTCGGTCAGCCCGGCTGGACGGCGTACGGGGCGTGGGACGGCGACACCCTGGTCGGCGCGGCGGGCCTGCTGCTGCACGGCCAGGTCGCGGAGTTCGCGGGGGCGGCGACGCTGCCGGAGTACCGGCGGAGAGGGGCGCAGTCGGCGCTGCTGGCCGCGCGGGCTCGCCACGCGGCCGCCGAGGGTGCCAAGTGGCTCAGCGCGGAGACCGGCAAGCCCGCTCCCGGCGAGCGCAACAGCTCACTGGAGAACATGCTGCACACGGGCTTCGAGATCCGCTACACCCGCCGGAACTGGATCTGGCGCCCGGCCGACTGA
- the glpK gene encoding glycerol kinase GlpK: MADFVGAVDQGTTSTRFMIFDHSGNEVGKHQLEHQQILPQAGWVEHNPVEIWERTASVIRTAMNAQGLQSSDLAALGITNQRETAVVWNRKTGRPYYNAIVWQDTRTDRIASALEREGKGDVIRQKAGLPPATYFSAGKVQWILDNVDGVREAAEAGDAVFGNTDTWLLWNLTGGTEGGVHITDVTNASRTMLMNLETLDWDDELISFFNIPRQMLPEIRPSSDPNKYGETLARGPLGGVVPLTGDLGDQQAATVGQVCFNPGEAKNTYGTGNFMLLNTGTELVRSKAGLLSTMAYKFGDDAPVYALEGSIAVTGSAVQWLRDQLGIISGASETETLARQVKDNGGVYFVPAFSGLFAPYWRSDARGAIVGLSRFNTNAHLARATLEAICYQSKDVADAMEKDSGVKLEVLKVDGGVTANELCMQMQADILGVPVSKPVVAETTALGAAYAAGLAVGFWNNTDELVQNWNEDKRWNPEWNDEQRADGYKGWEKAVRRTLDWVDVD; encoded by the coding sequence ATGGCTGACTTCGTCGGCGCCGTCGACCAGGGCACCACGAGCACCCGCTTCATGATCTTCGACCACTCCGGCAACGAGGTGGGCAAGCACCAGCTGGAGCACCAGCAGATCCTGCCGCAGGCCGGCTGGGTCGAGCACAACCCGGTGGAGATCTGGGAGCGGACCGCCTCGGTGATCCGGACCGCGATGAACGCGCAGGGACTGCAGTCGAGCGACCTGGCGGCGCTCGGCATCACCAACCAGCGCGAGACCGCCGTGGTCTGGAACCGCAAGACCGGCCGGCCGTACTACAACGCGATCGTCTGGCAGGACACCCGGACCGACCGGATCGCCTCCGCGCTGGAGCGGGAGGGCAAGGGCGACGTCATCCGGCAGAAGGCCGGGCTGCCGCCGGCCACGTACTTCTCGGCCGGCAAGGTGCAGTGGATCCTGGACAACGTCGACGGCGTCCGCGAGGCGGCCGAGGCCGGTGACGCCGTCTTCGGCAACACCGACACCTGGCTGCTGTGGAACCTCACCGGCGGCACCGAGGGCGGCGTGCACATCACCGACGTCACCAACGCCAGCCGCACGATGCTGATGAACCTGGAGACGCTCGACTGGGACGACGAGCTGATCTCGTTCTTCAACATCCCGCGGCAGATGCTGCCGGAGATCCGGCCGTCGTCGGACCCGAACAAGTACGGCGAGACGCTGGCCCGCGGTCCGCTCGGCGGCGTCGTACCGCTGACCGGGGACCTCGGCGACCAGCAGGCGGCGACCGTCGGCCAGGTCTGCTTCAACCCCGGCGAGGCGAAGAACACCTACGGCACCGGCAACTTCATGCTGCTGAACACCGGCACCGAGCTGGTCCGCTCGAAGGCGGGTCTGCTCAGCACGATGGCCTACAAGTTCGGCGACGACGCGCCGGTCTACGCGCTCGAGGGCTCGATCGCCGTCACCGGCTCGGCCGTCCAGTGGCTGCGTGACCAGCTCGGCATCATCTCCGGCGCGAGCGAGACCGAGACGCTGGCCCGGCAGGTCAAGGACAACGGCGGCGTGTACTTCGTGCCGGCGTTCTCCGGCCTGTTCGCGCCGTACTGGCGCTCCGACGCGCGCGGCGCGATCGTCGGGCTGTCGCGGTTCAACACCAACGCTCACCTGGCCCGCGCAACACTGGAAGCGATCTGTTACCAGAGCAAGGACGTCGCCGACGCGATGGAGAAGGACTCGGGCGTCAAGCTGGAGGTCCTCAAGGTCGACGGCGGGGTGACGGCGAACGAGCTGTGCATGCAGATGCAGGCCGACATCCTCGGCGTGCCGGTGAGCAAGCCGGTCGTCGCGGAGACGACGGCGCTCGGCGCGGCGTACGCGGCGGGGCTGGCGGTCGGGTTCTGGAACAACACCGACGAGCTGGTGCAGAACTGGAACGAGGACAAGCGCTGGAACCCGGAGTGGAACGACGAGCAGCGGGCCGACGGGTACAAGGGCTGGGAGAAGGCCGTCCGGCGGACGCTCGACTGGGTCGACGTCGACTAG
- a CDS encoding IclR family transcriptional regulator produces the protein MPGSVQSIERAAAVLRLLAAAPNGLGVADVGNALGLAKTTVHGILRTLHQVGFVEQDRSGAHYHLSDAFGRLGDSYLDPNELRSRAINWADSLASRSGEVVRVGRLVEGKVVVVHHVFRPDDSDQDLDVGTTLPAHACALGKAVLAFDTSGAAKPKKLEAFTTRTIVDAARLADELAAVRAKGWAADFEEHTVELAGIAAPIRGLGGLVVGAVGLTGRIERICDSRLRHRTDLVTMVRATAEAIGRDLRDER, from the coding sequence GTGCCGGGCAGTGTCCAGTCGATCGAGCGAGCTGCCGCAGTGCTGCGCCTGCTCGCCGCGGCACCGAACGGGCTCGGCGTGGCCGATGTCGGCAACGCGCTCGGGCTGGCCAAGACGACCGTGCACGGCATCCTGCGCACCCTGCACCAGGTGGGCTTCGTCGAGCAGGACCGTAGCGGTGCCCACTATCACCTCAGCGATGCCTTCGGCCGGCTGGGCGACAGCTACCTCGACCCGAACGAACTGCGCAGCCGCGCGATCAACTGGGCCGACTCGCTGGCCTCCCGCAGCGGCGAGGTGGTCCGGGTCGGGCGGCTGGTCGAGGGCAAGGTGGTGGTCGTGCACCACGTGTTCCGGCCCGACGACAGCGACCAGGACCTCGACGTCGGGACCACGCTGCCGGCGCACGCGTGCGCGCTGGGCAAGGCGGTGCTGGCCTTCGACACCAGCGGCGCGGCCAAGCCGAAGAAGCTGGAGGCGTTCACCACCCGGACCATCGTCGACGCCGCCCGGCTGGCCGACGAGCTCGCGGCGGTGCGGGCGAAGGGCTGGGCCGCGGACTTCGAGGAGCACACGGTCGAGCTGGCCGGGATCGCGGCGCCGATCCGCGGCCTGGGCGGACTGGTCGTCGGCGCGGTCGGGCTGACCGGCCGGATCGAGCGCATCTGCGACAGCCGGCTGCGGCACCGGACCGACCTGGTCACCATGGTCCGGGCCACCGCCGAGGCCATCGGCCGCGACCTGCGGGACGAGCGCTGA
- a CDS encoding nuclear transport factor 2 family protein has translation MYHRFVAAQVRKAFAEISAGNWEAMVQGMAPEFTYRFYGDHALSGERHTHEALRRWWRRAFRLLPDTQFTVHDVLVSGWPWDTRVATAVTVDVGLADGTRYQNVVHQFLRMRWGKITEVRTLEDTAVLERALDRLAEAGFEEARAAPITDEVPAAA, from the coding sequence ATGTATCACCGGTTCGTGGCGGCCCAGGTGCGCAAGGCGTTCGCCGAGATCAGCGCGGGGAACTGGGAGGCGATGGTGCAGGGCATGGCGCCGGAGTTCACCTACCGGTTCTACGGCGACCACGCGTTGTCGGGGGAGCGGCACACGCACGAGGCGCTGCGGCGGTGGTGGCGACGGGCGTTCCGGCTGCTGCCGGACACGCAGTTCACCGTGCACGACGTGCTGGTGTCCGGCTGGCCGTGGGACACCCGGGTGGCGACCGCGGTGACCGTCGACGTCGGGCTGGCCGACGGTACGCGGTACCAGAACGTCGTGCACCAGTTCCTCAGGATGCGCTGGGGCAAGATCACCGAGGTGCGCACGCTGGAGGACACCGCCGTGCTGGAGCGTGCCCTCGACCGGCTCGCCGAGGCCGGCTTCGAGGAGGCCCGTGCCGCCCCGATCACCGACGAGGTACCGGCCGCCGCCTGA
- a CDS encoding winged helix-turn-helix transcriptional regulator, with translation MRNTSFAGMHCSLAQSLEVMGDWWSPLVLRDLYLGLTRFDQLVTDLGISRNLLTTRLETLMDGGLVTRTPYQDNPVRYTYALTEAGRELVPILLALTAWGDRWVTPEGGPPIRFTHTTCGKATTATVTCSECGEALHTEDVRPSPGPGGRTAPGTALIATVLSP, from the coding sequence ATGCGGAACACGTCCTTCGCCGGTATGCACTGCTCCCTGGCCCAGTCGCTGGAGGTGATGGGCGACTGGTGGTCGCCGCTGGTCCTGCGCGACCTCTACCTGGGGCTCACCCGCTTCGACCAGCTGGTCACCGACCTGGGGATCTCCCGCAACCTGCTCACCACCCGGCTGGAGACGTTGATGGACGGCGGCCTGGTCACCCGTACGCCGTACCAGGACAACCCGGTGCGCTACACCTACGCGTTGACGGAGGCCGGCCGCGAGCTGGTCCCGATCCTGCTGGCGCTGACCGCGTGGGGCGACCGGTGGGTCACACCGGAAGGCGGCCCGCCGATCCGCTTCACCCACACCACCTGCGGCAAAGCCACCACCGCCACGGTCACCTGCTCCGAGTGCGGCGAGGCGCTGCACACCGAGGACGTCCGCCCGTCCCCCGGCCCCGGCGGCCGCACCGCCCCGGGCACGGCCCTGATCGCCACTGTGCTCAGTCCCTAG
- a CDS encoding ABC transporter permease — protein MLKLGLRSVLAHRLRFVLCTAAVVLGIGFVSGAMVFSDTLSTALKKNFAGSTADLTVTRASPLSTSTPDARPATLEAAVADRIAAVDGVAATDGQLLVPDVEILAADGQPISTYGLPTFGASWPHDERTAAFKLLQGTPPWGTGQLALDQTTVNRQGFELGDRIKVVTPARAVTATLTAITTPGLAGTAAGAPLVSFDSASAQLLLLGEPGWTSIAVAVQPGQDHAGVGQAIRTAIGDGVTVRTAAEVSADGENALDDTFGGLSAMLLMFAALALFVSTFLIVNTFAMVVAQRGRELALLRAVGASRGQVTGTVLAEALVIGAIGSTLGLLLGVGVAGAIQLLYRRLDLAIPSATLQVSAATIIASYLLGLGITLAAAYPAARRAGKLPPVASLRPDVSVPERTLLVRLVLGGFLLLMAVLLLLIALQATGLAGAILVGLASALLLLSLVMTLPLISRYAVRGLMLPFGRRAAVVLGRRNAERNPRRTAATASALMISLALVSGLVVIAASAKASVDQGIADAIGTSELVVTSEGGRPFSTLIGDEMAKVPGVQGVHRVRRSSAEVDDQRVALTGVSDRMLNGPIVVDVDSGSLDALARGQAVLPRNLANQLELSVGKTFELVTTTGRHRLTVGAVIAPNRQLDAVTVTLPRFAELGGGETDAALYLEVADGTDLGAVRLAVLDQVKDYPSLLVRDQQAYAAGERGPVNAVLGVVGALLGLAVLIALLGIVNTLALGVVERTREIGLLRAIGMDRPQLRRMLQVESIAIALFGALLGLLVGLVAGAAIQHVMVDDGLAVLDVPWLQLIGAVVVAALVGVLAALVPSRRAARLDVLRAIAAE, from the coding sequence ATGCTCAAGCTCGGCCTCCGGTCGGTGCTCGCGCACCGGCTGCGATTCGTGCTCTGCACGGCCGCCGTCGTGCTCGGCATCGGCTTCGTCAGCGGCGCCATGGTCTTCAGTGACACCCTGTCCACCGCCCTGAAGAAGAACTTCGCCGGCAGCACCGCCGACCTCACCGTCACCCGCGCCTCGCCCCTGTCCACCAGTACGCCGGACGCGCGGCCGGCGACCCTGGAGGCGGCCGTCGCGGACCGGATCGCCGCGGTGGACGGCGTCGCCGCGACGGACGGCCAGCTGCTCGTGCCGGACGTCGAGATCCTCGCCGCGGACGGCCAGCCGATCAGCACCTACGGCCTGCCGACCTTCGGCGCGAGCTGGCCGCACGACGAGCGCACGGCCGCCTTCAAGCTGCTCCAGGGCACCCCGCCGTGGGGAACGGGCCAGCTCGCGCTCGACCAGACCACAGTCAACCGCCAGGGCTTCGAGCTCGGCGACCGGATCAAGGTCGTCACGCCCGCCCGGGCCGTCACCGCTACCCTCACAGCGATCACCACCCCCGGCCTGGCCGGTACGGCGGCCGGCGCGCCGCTGGTGTCGTTCGACTCCGCGTCAGCGCAACTGCTGCTGCTCGGCGAGCCCGGCTGGACGTCGATCGCGGTCGCGGTCCAGCCGGGTCAGGACCACGCAGGCGTCGGCCAGGCCATCCGGACGGCGATCGGCGACGGCGTCACCGTGCGCACCGCCGCCGAGGTCTCCGCCGACGGCGAGAACGCGCTCGACGACACCTTCGGCGGCCTGAGCGCGATGCTGCTGATGTTCGCCGCGCTGGCGTTGTTCGTCAGCACGTTCCTGATCGTGAACACGTTCGCGATGGTGGTCGCGCAGCGCGGCCGCGAGCTGGCCCTGCTCCGGGCGGTCGGCGCGTCCCGTGGCCAGGTGACCGGCACGGTCCTCGCCGAGGCACTGGTGATCGGCGCGATCGGCTCCACGCTCGGACTGCTGCTGGGCGTCGGAGTCGCCGGCGCGATCCAGCTGCTCTACCGTCGACTCGACCTCGCGATCCCCTCCGCGACGTTGCAGGTCAGCGCCGCCACGATCATCGCGTCGTACCTGCTGGGACTCGGGATCACGCTCGCCGCGGCGTACCCGGCCGCGCGCCGGGCCGGCAAGCTGCCTCCGGTCGCCTCGCTCCGGCCCGACGTCTCCGTGCCCGAGCGGACTCTGCTGGTCCGGCTCGTGCTCGGCGGCTTCCTGCTCCTGATGGCGGTTCTGCTGCTGCTGATCGCGCTCCAAGCGACCGGTCTGGCCGGCGCGATCCTGGTCGGCCTGGCCAGCGCGCTGCTGCTGCTCAGCCTGGTGATGACGCTGCCCTTGATCAGCCGGTACGCCGTCCGCGGGCTGATGCTGCCGTTCGGGCGCCGCGCTGCCGTCGTGCTCGGCCGGCGCAACGCGGAGCGCAACCCCCGACGGACGGCGGCCACGGCGTCCGCGTTGATGATCTCGCTCGCCCTGGTCAGCGGCCTGGTGGTGATCGCCGCGTCCGCGAAGGCGTCGGTGGACCAGGGCATCGCCGACGCGATCGGTACGTCGGAGCTGGTGGTGACCAGCGAGGGCGGCCGGCCGTTCAGCACCCTGATCGGCGACGAGATGGCGAAGGTGCCGGGTGTGCAGGGCGTCCACCGGGTCCGGCGCTCCTCCGCCGAGGTGGACGACCAGCGGGTCGCGTTGACCGGCGTCTCGGACCGGATGCTCAACGGCCCGATCGTGGTCGACGTCGACAGCGGTTCACTGGACGCCCTCGCCCGCGGCCAGGCCGTGCTCCCCCGCAACCTCGCGAACCAGCTCGAACTCTCGGTCGGCAAGACGTTCGAGCTGGTCACGACCACCGGCAGGCACCGGCTGACCGTCGGCGCGGTGATCGCCCCGAACCGCCAGCTCGACGCGGTGACCGTCACGCTGCCCCGGTTCGCGGAGCTCGGTGGCGGCGAGACCGACGCGGCGCTCTACCTGGAGGTTGCCGACGGCACCGACCTCGGCGCGGTCCGGCTCGCCGTACTCGATCAGGTCAAGGACTACCCGTCGCTGCTGGTCCGGGACCAGCAGGCGTACGCCGCGGGCGAGCGCGGTCCGGTCAACGCCGTGCTCGGGGTGGTCGGCGCGCTGCTCGGTCTGGCCGTGCTGATCGCGCTGCTCGGCATCGTCAACACACTCGCGCTCGGCGTGGTGGAGCGGACCCGGGAGATCGGCCTGCTCCGGGCGATCGGGATGGACCGGCCGCAGCTGCGCCGGATGCTGCAGGTGGAGTCGATCGCCATCGCTCTGTTCGGTGCACTGCTCGGCCTGCTCGTCGGGCTGGTCGCGGGAGCCGCGATCCAGCACGTGATGGTCGACGACGGGCTCGCCGTACTGGACGTGCCGTGGCTGCAGCTGATCGGAGCGGTGGTCGTCGCCGCGCTGGTCGGCGTACTGGCCGCGCTGGTTCCGTCACGCCGCGCAGCTCGGCTGGACGTGTTGCGTGCGATCGCGGCCGAGTGA
- the glpK gene encoding glycerol kinase GlpK — protein sequence MAEQYVAAVDQGTNSTRCILFDRRGRLVSVAQREHKQYFPRPGWVEHDAAEIWRNTTRVVPAAIRQIGAEPEQIVAIGITNQRETSLLWDRRTGRPIGHAVVWQDTRTDRLITELAGDQGADRFQDLCGLPLTTYFSAPRLRWLLDHTPGLRGRAERGEVLFGTMESWLIWNFTGGPEGGLHVTDVTNASRTMLMNIGTLEWDDELLAGFDVPRSVLPEIRPSSGVFGTASAVLPGVRIGAALGDQQAALFGQTCFSPGEAKCTYGTGSFLLLNTGNEIVRSTHGMLTTVAYQIGDQPAAYALEGSMAVTGSLVQWFRDGLGLIHTAAEIETLARTVEDNGGAYIVPAFSGLFAPHWRSEARGVIAGLTSYITKGHLARAVLEATGFQTLEVVDAMNADSGIALTALKVDGGMTANNLLMQFLADLLDVPVVRPMVTETVSLGAAYAAGLAVGYWPDLEGLRSNWHRAGQWLPNMDPDRRTTEYANWQAAVQRTFGWIRPDQRTASDG from the coding sequence ATGGCGGAGCAGTACGTCGCGGCGGTGGACCAGGGCACCAACTCGACCCGCTGCATCCTGTTCGACCGGCGCGGGCGGCTGGTGTCGGTCGCGCAGCGCGAGCACAAGCAGTACTTCCCGCGGCCCGGCTGGGTCGAGCACGACGCCGCCGAGATCTGGCGCAACACGACCCGGGTGGTGCCGGCCGCGATCCGCCAGATCGGCGCCGAGCCCGAGCAGATCGTTGCCATCGGCATCACCAATCAGCGGGAGACCAGCCTGCTCTGGGACCGCCGGACCGGCCGGCCGATCGGGCACGCGGTGGTCTGGCAGGACACCCGGACCGACCGGCTGATCACCGAGCTGGCCGGCGACCAGGGCGCCGACCGGTTCCAGGACCTCTGCGGCCTGCCGCTGACCACCTACTTCTCCGCGCCGCGGCTGCGCTGGCTGCTCGACCACACTCCCGGCCTGCGGGGCCGGGCCGAGCGCGGCGAAGTGCTGTTCGGCACGATGGAGAGCTGGTTGATCTGGAACTTCACCGGCGGTCCGGAGGGTGGTCTGCACGTCACCGACGTCACCAACGCCAGCCGCACGATGCTGATGAACATCGGGACGCTGGAGTGGGACGACGAACTGCTCGCCGGGTTCGACGTCCCGCGGTCGGTGCTGCCGGAGATCCGGCCGTCGTCAGGGGTGTTCGGGACCGCGTCGGCGGTGCTGCCCGGCGTACGGATCGGGGCGGCGCTCGGCGACCAGCAGGCGGCGCTGTTCGGGCAGACCTGCTTCAGCCCCGGTGAGGCGAAGTGCACCTACGGCACCGGGTCGTTCCTGCTGCTGAACACCGGCAACGAGATCGTCCGGTCCACCCACGGCATGCTGACCACCGTCGCCTACCAGATCGGCGACCAGCCGGCGGCGTACGCGCTGGAGGGGTCGATGGCGGTGACCGGGTCGCTGGTGCAGTGGTTCCGCGACGGGCTCGGGCTGATCCACACCGCGGCCGAGATCGAGACGCTGGCCCGGACGGTCGAGGACAACGGCGGCGCGTACATCGTGCCCGCGTTCTCCGGGCTGTTCGCCCCGCACTGGCGCAGCGAGGCGCGCGGCGTGATCGCGGGGCTCACGTCGTACATCACCAAGGGACACCTGGCCCGGGCCGTGCTGGAGGCGACCGGCTTCCAGACCCTCGAGGTGGTCGACGCGATGAACGCCGACTCCGGCATCGCGCTGACCGCGCTCAAGGTCGACGGCGGCATGACCGCGAACAACCTGCTCATGCAGTTCCTGGCCGACCTGCTCGACGTCCCGGTGGTCCGGCCGATGGTGACCGAGACGGTGTCGCTCGGCGCCGCGTACGCCGCCGGCCTGGCGGTCGGCTACTGGCCCGACCTCGAGGGCCTGCGCAGCAACTGGCACCGCGCCGGCCAGTGGCTGCCGAACATGGATCCCGACCGCAGGACCACCGAGTACGCCAACTGGCAGGCCGCCGTCCAACGCACCTTCGGCTGGATCCGCCCGGACCAACGCACCGCGTCGGACGGGTGA